One window of Phoenix dactylifera cultivar Barhee BC4 chromosome 5, palm_55x_up_171113_PBpolish2nd_filt_p, whole genome shotgun sequence genomic DNA carries:
- the LOC103702898 gene encoding uncharacterized protein LOC103702898, which translates to MDLEPKELQFPGSVGIYHEASKIVLSWRRFFSHIALVLPLSILYLAHIYVSHLLFSKIDRNKDALDDAFPGSPSESTILSRLLSKWSAFLLFKAAYLLALILCLHSTSIVVYSIASIYTAKELSFSKVLSIIPKVWRCLMVTFIWAFLLAYNIASLFVIILAILLLGPIAADVVPLSTMLAAPSTDLNRTRTKSKPGPNFLGRSGLYMDLTRPE; encoded by the coding sequence ATGGATCTAGAGCCGAAGGAGCTCCAATTCCCGGGTTCCGTGGGGATCTACCATGAGGCGTCCAAGATCGTGCTCTCATGGCGACGTTTCTTCTCCCATATCGCCCTCGTCCTCCCCCTCTCCATCCTCTACCTCGCTCACATCTACGTCTCccacctcctcttctccaagatCGACCGCAACAAGGACGCCCTCGACGATGCCTTCCCGGGCTCCCCCTCCGAATCCACCATCCTCTCCCGCCTCTTGTCCAAATGGTccgccttcctcctcttcaaggccGCCTACCTCCTTGCCCTCATCCTCTGCCTCCACTCCACCTCCATCGTCGTCTACTCCATTGCCTCCATTTACACCGCCAAAGAGCTCTCCTTCTCCAAGGTCCTCTCCATCATCCCTAAGGTCTGGCGCTGCCTCATGGTCACCTTCATCTGGGCCTTCCTCCTCGCCTACAACATCGCCTCCCTCTTCGTCATCATCCTCGCCATCCTCCTCCTTGGCCCCATTGCTGCCGACGTCGTGCCTTTGTCGACGATGCTCGCTGCTCCCTCGACGGACCTAAACCGGACCCGAACCAAATCTAAACCGGGCCCGAATTTTTTGGGTCGATCCGGGTTATACAtggacctgacccgacccgaatga
- the LOC103702780 gene encoding uncharacterized protein LOC103702780 yields the protein MPAPNLSPCLVLALFLLLSTARPEGLGGYDDDACPARHSDGNTYASSCPINCFRADPVCGVDGVTYWCGCPEAACAGVRVAKRGPCQVGNGGSGLVSGQALLLVHIVWLIVLGFAVLFGFL from the coding sequence ATGCCCGCCCCCAATCTCTCCCCTTGCCTAGTCCtcgccctcttcctcctcctctccaccgCCCGCCCCGAGGGCCTTGGCGGCTACGACGACGATGCCTGCCCTGCCCGGCACTCCGACGGCAACACCTACGCCTCCTCCTGCCCCATTAACTGCTTCCGGGCTGACCCCGTCTGCGGTGTCGACGGCGTTACCTACTGGTGCGGGTGCCCGGAGGCCGCGTGCGCCGGTGTCCGGGTGGCCAAGCGGGGGCCCTGCCAGGTTGGGAACGGCGGGAGCGGCCTCGTCTCCGGTCAGGCCCTCCTCCTCGTCCACATCGTCTGGCTCATCGTCCTCGGGTTCGCCGTCCTCTTCGGCTTCCTatga
- the LOC103702781 gene encoding protein IWS1 homolog: protein MGGCASNPKAQDGPNPEASPADNPAAPEQTVRSVDGDAPAEAEAGNVEESKEEPLVDLSEPKPEESAAAAGEELAPGISELKAEAPVESAEPKEEEEAADDDEVAEKAEEAVAEKTEEEEAAEHPLESSH from the exons ATGGGCGGCTGCGCGAGCAACCCGAAGGCTCAGGATGGCCCCAACCCTGAGGCCTCTCCAGCAGACAACCCAGCTGCCCCCGAGCAGACCGTGAGATCGGTCGACGGCGATGCTCCTGCCGAG GCCGAGGCCGGGAATGTCGAGGAGAGCAAGGAGGAACCGTTGGTTGATCTCTCCGAGCCCAAACCAGAGGAATCCGCTGCTGCTGCAGGCGAGGAGCTGGCTCCCGGGATCAGCGAGCTGAAGGCGGAGGCGCCTGTTGAGTCTGCAGAGccgaaggaagaggaagaggctgCCGACGACGACGAGGTCGCCGAGAAGGCTGAAGAGGCCGTTGCCGAaaagaccgaggaggaggaagccGCGGAGCACCCGTTGGAGAGCTCACATTGA
- the LOC103702782 gene encoding uncharacterized protein C594.04c-like, with amino-acid sequence MGNLKNAVIAFLAPLPSLLFYLSFLRHHDPSSPPPATATFDIWDWCYHNPLLLANLLFFANVDLLFWLTGLLQSNNWMIDLYWTIIPVLLVHYYASHPLAVADTVRSAVAVLLTWVWSARLTHNYFRREKWEWGVREDWRFNEMRREYGRHWWWVSFFAVYLSQQVFLMGICLPMYAIHSSDKPWNMWDSVATIACITGIVIAYFADTQLYDFVSRNETLKELGAPLVPNLDKGLWQYSRHPNYFGEQLWWWGLFLFAWNLGWGWMFIGPLVNSLCLAYVTVLVEQRMLKKEHRIEAYRQYQKTTSVWIPWFKTSFKGSKEKDI; translated from the exons ATGGGGAACCTCAAGAACGCCGTCATTGCCTTCCTCGCCCCCCTCCCTTCCCTCCTCTTTTACCTCTCTTTCCTCCGCCACCACgatccctcctctcctcctccagccACGGCCACCTTCGACATCTGGGATTGGTGCTACCACAATCCTCTCCTCCTCGCCAACCTCCTCTTCTTCGCCAACGTCGACCTCCTTTTCTGGCTCACCGGCCTCCTCCAGTCCAACAACTGG ATGATTGATCTCTACTGGACGATAATCCCGGTGCTGCTGGTCCACTACTACGCCAGCCACCCGCTGGCGGTGGCCGATACCGTAAGATCGGCGGTGGCGGTGCTGCTGACTTGGGTGTGGAGCGCCCGGCTGACGCACAACTACTTCCGGAGGGAGAAGTGGGAGTGGGGGGTGAGGGAGGACTGGAGGTTTAATGAGATGAGGAGAGAGTATGGGAGGCACTGGTGGTGGGTCTCCTTCTTTGCCGTCTACCTCTCCCAGCAG GTCTTTTTGATGGGCATATGCCTACCAATGTATGCTATCCACTCGAGTGATAAACCTTGGAACATGTGGGACTCTGTTGCTACAATTGCCTGCATCACTGGAATAGTAATTGCCTACTTTGCAGACACGCAGCTCTATGATTTTGTAAGCAGAAATGAAACCTTGAAGGAGCTTGGTGCACCCTTGGTGCCTAACCTTGACAAAGGTCTGTGGCAGTATTCTCGCCACCCAAACTACTTCGGAGAACAGCTGTGGTGGTGGGGTCTGTTTCTCTTTGCCTGGAACTTGGGATGGGGATGGATGTTTATTGGGCCACTTGTAAATAGCTTGTGCTTGGCATATGTTACAGTGCTGGTCGAGCAGCGGATGTTGAAGAAAGAACATAGGATTGAAGCTTATAGACAGTATCAGAAAACAACATCTGTGTGGATCCCATGGTTTAAGACTTCATTCAAAGGTTCTAAGGAGAAGGATATCTGA
- the LOC103702784 gene encoding UNC93-like protein 1: MGLGSEEEEQRKEEEGTSLPPSPYRYNSPLVQVCLIGLVCFCCPGMFNALSGMGGGGQIHHEAANNANTALYTTFSVFGVLGGGIYNLLGPRLTLLAGCSTYVLYAGSFLSYNHSHRQPFVVFAGALLGVGAGLLWAGQGAIMTSYPPPRRKGSYISLFWAIFNLGGVIGGLIPFILNYHRKEAASVNDGTYIAFMCFMAAGAALSLAILPPAQVVRDDGTRATATTYSDVRTEAVEILKLFANWKMLLIVPAAWASNFFYTYQFNNVNGVIFTLRTKGLNNVFYWGAQMLGSFGIGYFLDFSFKSRRTRGLAGIGAVAVLGTGIWAGGLANQLRYTNGKWEDPLDFRDSGGRFAGPFVLYFSYGLLDAMFQSLCYWVIGALADDSETLSRYSGFYKGVQSAGAAVAWQIDNRKTPLLSQLVVNWSLTTVSYPLLVALVLLAVKDEDAAAEDGESKMPNPSALPASVVDGYDEQGEKSGKTG; encoded by the exons ATGGGATTGGGatcagaagaagaagagcagcgaaaggaggaggaaggaacATCCCTTCCCCCGTCCCCATATCGATACAACTCCCCTCTGGTCCAGGTCTGCCTGATCGGGCTGGTGTGCTTCTGCTGCCCGGGGATGTTCAACGCCCTCTCCGGCATGGGCGGCGGCGGCCAGATCCACCACGAGGCCGCCAACAACGCCAACACCGCGCTTTACACCACATTCTCCGTCTTCGGCGTCCTCGGCGGCGGCATCTACAACCTCCTCGGCCCCCGACTCACCCTGCTCGCCGGCTGCTCCACCTACGTCCTCTACGccggctccttcctctcctacaACCACTCCCACCGCCAGCCCTTCGTCGTCTTCGCCGGCGCCCTCCTCGGCGTCGGCGCCGGCCTTCTCTGGGCCGGCCAGGGCGCCATCATGACCTCCTATCCCCCTCCCCGCCGCAAGGGCTCCTACATCTCCCTCTTCTGGGCCATCTTCAACCTCGGCGGCGTCATTGGCGGCCTCATCCCCTTCATCCTCAATTACCACCGCAAAGAGGCCGCCTCCGTCAACGACGGCACCTACATCGCCTTCATGTGCTTCATGGCCGCCGGCGCCGCCCTCTCCCTCGCCATCCTCCCCCCGGCGCAGGTCGTCCGCGACGACGGCACCCGCGCCACCGCCACGACCTACTCCGACGTCCGCACCGAGGCGGTGGAGATCCTCAAGCTCTTCGCCAACTGGAAGATGCTCCTCATCGTCCCCGCCGCCTGGGCCAGCAACTTCTTCTACACGTACCAATTCAACAACGTCAATGGAGTCATCTTCACTCTGAGGACCAAAGGGCTGAACAATGTGTTCTACTGGGGCGCGCAGATGCTCGGCTCCTTCGGGATCGGCTACTTCCTGGACTTCAGCTTCAAGAGCCGGAGGACGAGGGGGCTAGCGGGGATCGGGGCCGTCGCGGTGCTCGGGACGGGGATTTGGGCCGGCGGGCTGGCGAACCAGCTGAGGTATACTAATGGAAAGTGGGAGGATCCGTTGGATTTTAGGGACTCCGGTGGGAGGTTCGCCGGGCCGTTTGTTCTCTACTTCAGTTATGGGCTTCTGGATGCCATGTTCCAGAGCTTGTGCTACTGGGTCATTGGAGCCTTGGCTGATGATTCCGAGACACTCAGCAG ATATAGTGGATTCTACAAGGGAGTGCAGAGTGCCGGCGCCGCTGTTGCTTGGCAAATCGATAACAGAAAGACGCCTCTGCTGTCCCAGTTGGTCGTAAACTGGTCCCTGACTACCGTAAGCTATCCCTTGCTGGTGGCGTTGGTGTTGTTGGCCGTGAAGGACGAGGACGCCGCCGCCGAGGATGGAGAGAGCAAGATGCCGAACCCATCAGCTCTGCCTGCATCTGTAGTTGATGGTTATGATGAACAAGGGGAGAAATCAGGAAAGACTGGATGA